In Triplophysa rosa linkage group LG18, Trosa_1v2, whole genome shotgun sequence, a genomic segment contains:
- the tmem130 gene encoding transmembrane protein 130 isoform X4 gives MEGNYTYLRDSGALASCVPTLVTFDLLDLRHNFRSAVFKYTWDFGNGEVFEGPEPFVQCSYTTPGNYTFKLRIGANITKQSRITGLYTIDLTVLDAIQSIELRGPLSYNVDQSSSLSFHVGGSPPVWYCWRVLPDCQSPSPMSCESVRLYENIFNLSYTFTSVGTYCLEISVRNNISKLQTSYNIHVQDSPVNHLIFILPCAAVIFATLIFISVSVCCPLQESGFVCNTLESDMSYDAVTDIEMHAKDAASPLKDNCPLQTSSRRNESQSLLHQQGMYSQPC, from the exons ATGGAGGGGAATTACACATATTTGCGGGACAGTGGCGCTCTGGCCTCATGCGTACCCACCCTGGTTACTTTTGATCTCCTTGACCTAAGGCATAACTTTCGCTCTGCGGTTTTCAAATACACATGGGACTTTGGCAATGG GGAAGTGTTTGAAGGCCCAGAGCCTTTTGTGCAGTGTAGCTACACCACACCTGGGaattacacatttaaattgAGGATTGGAGCCAACATAACCAAACAATCTAGAATTACCGGGCTGTACACTATAGATTTGACTGTGTTAG ATGCCATACAAAGCATTGAATTGAGAGGACCATTGAGTTATAACGTGGACCAAAGTAGTAGTCTGTCCTTTCATGTTGGAGGAAg TCCTCCGGTTTGGTACTGCTGGAGAGTTTTGCCTGATTGTCAATCACCCAGTCCAATGTCCTGCGAGTCAGTCAGACTTTACGAAAACATATTCAATCTGAGCTACACCTTCACATCAGTAGGAACGTATTGCTTAGAAATCAGCGTGAGAAATAATATCAGCAAGCTTCAGACATCCTACAACATCCACGTGCAGGACAGCC CTGTGAATCACCTCATCTTTATTTTGCCCTGTGCTGCAGTGATTTTTGCTACTCTCATATTCATCTCTGTCTCGGTGTGTTGTCCACTGCAGGAATCGGGTTTTGTATGTAACACACTG GAATCAGATATGAGTTATGATGCTGTCACAGACATTGAGATGCATGCCAAGGATGCAGCTTCCCCATTGAAGGATAATTGTCCATTACAAACATCTTCCAGAAGAAATGAATCACAGTCCCTTCTTCATCAACAAGGGATGTACAGTCAACCCTGTTAA
- the tmem130 gene encoding transmembrane protein 130 isoform X2, with the protein MNMGPHYRIWSVLLHTFLSLVSVAVGIPDNLIHSSDVTGKITFRQMEGNYTYLRDSGALASCVPTLVTFDLLDLRHNFRSAVFKYTWDFGNGEVFEGPEPFVQCSYTTPGNYTFKLRIGANITKQSRITGLYTIDLTVLDAIQSIELRGPLSYNVDQSSSLSFHVGGSPPVWYCWRVLPDCQSPSPMSCESVRLYENIFNLSYTFTSVGTYCLEISVRNNISKLQTSYNIHVQDSPVNHLIFILPCAAVIFATLIFISVSVCCPLQESGFVCNTLESDMSYDAVTDIEMHAKDAASPLKDNCPLQTSSRRNESQSLLHQQGMYSQPC; encoded by the exons ATGAACATGGGCCCCCATTATAG GATCTGGAGTGTTCTGCTTCACACTTTTCTCTCACTCGTCTCTGTTGCTGTTGGCATACCCGACAACTTAATCCATTCATCTG ATGTGACAGGAAAGATCACCTTCCGTCAGATGGAGGGGAATTACACATATTTGCGGGACAGTGGCGCTCTGGCCTCATGCGTACCCACCCTGGTTACTTTTGATCTCCTTGACCTAAGGCATAACTTTCGCTCTGCGGTTTTCAAATACACATGGGACTTTGGCAATGG GGAAGTGTTTGAAGGCCCAGAGCCTTTTGTGCAGTGTAGCTACACCACACCTGGGaattacacatttaaattgAGGATTGGAGCCAACATAACCAAACAATCTAGAATTACCGGGCTGTACACTATAGATTTGACTGTGTTAG ATGCCATACAAAGCATTGAATTGAGAGGACCATTGAGTTATAACGTGGACCAAAGTAGTAGTCTGTCCTTTCATGTTGGAGGAAg TCCTCCGGTTTGGTACTGCTGGAGAGTTTTGCCTGATTGTCAATCACCCAGTCCAATGTCCTGCGAGTCAGTCAGACTTTACGAAAACATATTCAATCTGAGCTACACCTTCACATCAGTAGGAACGTATTGCTTAGAAATCAGCGTGAGAAATAATATCAGCAAGCTTCAGACATCCTACAACATCCACGTGCAGGACAGCC CTGTGAATCACCTCATCTTTATTTTGCCCTGTGCTGCAGTGATTTTTGCTACTCTCATATTCATCTCTGTCTCGGTGTGTTGTCCACTGCAGGAATCGGGTTTTGTATGTAACACACTG GAATCAGATATGAGTTATGATGCTGTCACAGACATTGAGATGCATGCCAAGGATGCAGCTTCCCCATTGAAGGATAATTGTCCATTACAAACATCTTCCAGAAGAAATGAATCACAGTCCCTTCTTCATCAACAAGGGATGTACAGTCAACCCTGTTAA
- the tmem130 gene encoding transmembrane protein 130 isoform X3 has protein sequence MNMGPHYRIWSVLLHTFLSLVSVAVGIPDNLIHSSGDVTGKITFRQMEGNYTYLRDSGALASCVPTLVTFDLLDLRHNFRSAVFKYTWDFGNGEVFEGPEPFVQCSYTTPGNYTFKLRIGANITKQSRITGLYTIDLTVLDAIQSIELRGPLSYNVDQSSSLSFHVGGSPPVWYCWRVLPDCQSPSPMSCESVRLYENIFNLSYTFTSVGTYCLEISVRNNISKLQTSYNIHVQDSLIFATLIFISVSVCCPLQESGFVCNTLESDMSYDAVTDIEMHAKDAASPLKDNCPLQTSSRRNESQSLLHQQGMYSQPC, from the exons ATGAACATGGGCCCCCATTATAG GATCTGGAGTGTTCTGCTTCACACTTTTCTCTCACTCGTCTCTGTTGCTGTTGGCATACCCGACAACTTAATCCATTCATCTG GAGATGTGACAGGAAAGATCACCTTCCGTCAGATGGAGGGGAATTACACATATTTGCGGGACAGTGGCGCTCTGGCCTCATGCGTACCCACCCTGGTTACTTTTGATCTCCTTGACCTAAGGCATAACTTTCGCTCTGCGGTTTTCAAATACACATGGGACTTTGGCAATGG GGAAGTGTTTGAAGGCCCAGAGCCTTTTGTGCAGTGTAGCTACACCACACCTGGGaattacacatttaaattgAGGATTGGAGCCAACATAACCAAACAATCTAGAATTACCGGGCTGTACACTATAGATTTGACTGTGTTAG ATGCCATACAAAGCATTGAATTGAGAGGACCATTGAGTTATAACGTGGACCAAAGTAGTAGTCTGTCCTTTCATGTTGGAGGAAg TCCTCCGGTTTGGTACTGCTGGAGAGTTTTGCCTGATTGTCAATCACCCAGTCCAATGTCCTGCGAGTCAGTCAGACTTTACGAAAACATATTCAATCTGAGCTACACCTTCACATCAGTAGGAACGTATTGCTTAGAAATCAGCGTGAGAAATAATATCAGCAAGCTTCAGACATCCTACAACATCCACGTGCAGGACAGCC TGATTTTTGCTACTCTCATATTCATCTCTGTCTCGGTGTGTTGTCCACTGCAGGAATCGGGTTTTGTATGTAACACACTG GAATCAGATATGAGTTATGATGCTGTCACAGACATTGAGATGCATGCCAAGGATGCAGCTTCCCCATTGAAGGATAATTGTCCATTACAAACATCTTCCAGAAGAAATGAATCACAGTCCCTTCTTCATCAACAAGGGATGTACAGTCAACCCTGTTAA
- the tmem130 gene encoding transmembrane protein 130 isoform X1, giving the protein MNMGPHYRIWSVLLHTFLSLVSVAVGIPDNLIHSSGDVTGKITFRQMEGNYTYLRDSGALASCVPTLVTFDLLDLRHNFRSAVFKYTWDFGNGEVFEGPEPFVQCSYTTPGNYTFKLRIGANITKQSRITGLYTIDLTVLDAIQSIELRGPLSYNVDQSSSLSFHVGGSPPVWYCWRVLPDCQSPSPMSCESVRLYENIFNLSYTFTSVGTYCLEISVRNNISKLQTSYNIHVQDSPVNHLIFILPCAAVIFATLIFISVSVCCPLQESGFVCNTLESDMSYDAVTDIEMHAKDAASPLKDNCPLQTSSRRNESQSLLHQQGMYSQPC; this is encoded by the exons ATGAACATGGGCCCCCATTATAG GATCTGGAGTGTTCTGCTTCACACTTTTCTCTCACTCGTCTCTGTTGCTGTTGGCATACCCGACAACTTAATCCATTCATCTG GAGATGTGACAGGAAAGATCACCTTCCGTCAGATGGAGGGGAATTACACATATTTGCGGGACAGTGGCGCTCTGGCCTCATGCGTACCCACCCTGGTTACTTTTGATCTCCTTGACCTAAGGCATAACTTTCGCTCTGCGGTTTTCAAATACACATGGGACTTTGGCAATGG GGAAGTGTTTGAAGGCCCAGAGCCTTTTGTGCAGTGTAGCTACACCACACCTGGGaattacacatttaaattgAGGATTGGAGCCAACATAACCAAACAATCTAGAATTACCGGGCTGTACACTATAGATTTGACTGTGTTAG ATGCCATACAAAGCATTGAATTGAGAGGACCATTGAGTTATAACGTGGACCAAAGTAGTAGTCTGTCCTTTCATGTTGGAGGAAg TCCTCCGGTTTGGTACTGCTGGAGAGTTTTGCCTGATTGTCAATCACCCAGTCCAATGTCCTGCGAGTCAGTCAGACTTTACGAAAACATATTCAATCTGAGCTACACCTTCACATCAGTAGGAACGTATTGCTTAGAAATCAGCGTGAGAAATAATATCAGCAAGCTTCAGACATCCTACAACATCCACGTGCAGGACAGCC CTGTGAATCACCTCATCTTTATTTTGCCCTGTGCTGCAGTGATTTTTGCTACTCTCATATTCATCTCTGTCTCGGTGTGTTGTCCACTGCAGGAATCGGGTTTTGTATGTAACACACTG GAATCAGATATGAGTTATGATGCTGTCACAGACATTGAGATGCATGCCAAGGATGCAGCTTCCCCATTGAAGGATAATTGTCCATTACAAACATCTTCCAGAAGAAATGAATCACAGTCCCTTCTTCATCAACAAGGGATGTACAGTCAACCCTGTTAA
- the baiap2l1a gene encoding brain-specific angiogenesis inhibitor 1-associated protein 2-like protein 1a isoform X4 translates to MSRIPDDVNKLTESTYKNVVEQFNPGLRNLVNLGKSYEKSVAAMTLAGKVYFDAVSKIGESAAVSPVSRELGVVLMEISEVHKKVQLELEESFKKFHRELITELEKKTDMDIKYMNATFKRYQSEHKTRQDCLDKSQADLKKMRRKSQGKHSSKYEVKENECLETITSRQTDMQTFIAEGCREALLEEKRRFCFLVDKHCAFTYELTAFHDKAKEMLTVKLPSWQDKCTDATQVPDTVNTMIESLQTPLSVIPETSPMAARSSRNNSVNPPPAPSLKAHTSPLANMFYQDAPRSPISSEQYSDQDSLDGNGMSRSTSLSSGMDMGKKTRVQTIFPHTAGNNETLLSFDDGDIITLLIQEERDGWLYGELEHAGQRGWFPSSYCRTYNEPAIGNR, encoded by the exons ATGTCTCGAATCCCGGACGACGTGAATAAACTCACCGAGAGCACGTATAAG AATGTGGTGGAGCAGTTCAATCCAGGGCTGCGAAATCTAGTCAACCTGGGGAAGAGCTATGAGAAATCAGTGGCAG CGATGACCCTGGCTGGAAAGGTATATTTTGACGCTGTCTCAAAGATTGGGGAAAGTGCTGCAGTATCACCGGTTTCCAGAGAGTTGG GTGTGGTTCTGATGGAGATTTCAGAAGTGCATAAGAAGGTCCAACTGGAACTGGAGGAATCT TTCAAGAAGTTCCACAGAGAGCTCATCACCGAACTGGAAAAGAAAACAGATATGGACATCAAGTACATGAAT GCCACTTTCAAAAGATATCagtcagagcacaaaacaagacaagactgTTTGGACAAATCGCAAGCTGACCTGAAGAAAATGCGCAGAAAAAGTCAAGGGAAGCATTCGTCTAAATATGAAGTCAAAGAAAATGAG TGTTTAGAGACCATCACATCCCGGCAGACAGACATGCAGACGTTTATTGCAGAGGGATGCAGGGAAGCCCTGTTGGAGGAGAAGAGGAGATTCTGTTTTCTAGTGGATAAACACTGTGCCTTCACTTATGAACTAACAGCATTTCATGACAAG GCCAAAGAGATGCTGACTGTAAAACTTCCCAGCTGGCAGGATAAGTGTACCGATGCCACCCAAGTGCCCGACACAGTGAATACCATGATTGAGAGCCTTCAGACCCCACTGTCAGTCATACCCGAGACCTCGCCTATGGCAGCACGCAGCAGCAGG AACAATTCAGTGAATCCGCCACCAGCCCCGTCGCTCAAAGCCCACACGAGCCCACTGGCCAACATGTTCTATCAGGACGCTCCCAGAAGCCCCATTTCATCCGAGCAGTACTCAG ATCAGGACAGTCTAGATGGAAATGGCATGTCCAGATCTACGTCTTTGTCTAGCGGGATGGATATGGGAAAAAAGACCAGGGTACAAACTATCTTCCCCCACACCGCAGGGAATAATGAGACTCTGCTGAGCTTTGATGATGGAGACATCATTACACTGCTGATTCAAGAGGAGCGGGACGGATGGCTGTATGGAGAACTAGAACACGCTGGACA